The genomic window CATCGGGGCCCAACAGGACGGCAGCCGCAATCGCTCCGTTGGCCACCATATGGGCGAGGATGGGCGCGCCCAGGTGCCCGCGCTGGTAGAGCCAGAGGTTCAGGACGATCCCCGTCGGGAACGCCACGAGCCACTCCCATTGGGCGTGCGTGAAGGTGAACCACAACACGGTCACCCAGAACGCGCGGCGCTGGTATCGCGCCATGGGCAGGGTTCGGAAATCCTCGCCGGTGTCGTACACCTCGGCATAGCGGATCAAGAAGCTCCGGACGAAGAGCTCCTCGAGGAAGGGCGTGACCAACACGAAGCCGATCACCCGAATCGTCAAGGTGATGGCTTCGCGGCCTTCACCGAGGACGCGCGCATCGAAGCCTTCGGCCGCCGCCGGCTGCGGCAAGCTCGGGAAGACGAGGTAAGGCATGACCCAGAGCGCCGCAACCGCCAATCCGGCGGCGATGTCCGTGAAGCCTGCCGCCCCGGGTCGGAACCCGCGCAGCTCGGGATAGCGCCCACGTGATGCGAAGAAGAGCAGCAGTGCGCCGGGCACGACGACGCGCAGGATGAGGACAAAGGGCGTCGCGCTCTCGGGCATCCGGCCGCCCAGGTCCGCGATTGCCAAGAACAGGCCGTAGGGAGCGAGGTAGGGCCACCAGCCGTGATCGTTGCGCGCGGTCATCGAGCCTCAACCATCGCCGTCGCCGCGTCGGGTGCCAACCCTCGCAGCTAGCCGGCAGCGACCACGAGTAGCGGCACCAGGATCGCCATGCCGATCCCCAGCGTGATTCCTACACCGATGATGATCAGCATCGTCACGATGGCGATCCCCAACGCCCGCAGGAAGGAGTCCGTGAGCATTCCACGCAGCACCAGCGCGTTGACCAGGATACCGAGGCCGCCACTGACGGCCTGATAGGCCACGAGACCCCCCAGATCCGTCGTCTCCCCTGGGCCCGCCACCAACACCAGACCCGCGGCGACCAGGGCCCCCGCCAGCATTTGCACCAGGACGATTCCGTAGGCCTTCTTGAAACCCGGCCGCTCTTGTCCGACAACCCGGCAGCCTATCAAGAGGAAGAGCGCGGAAATCGCGACGAACACACCAAATACCACCAGGCCGAAGAAGATCAGACCGCCGATCAATGCAGCGCCCGCAGTCTCCAACCATGCCTGTGCCTGCTCCGCCAACTCGCCCGGGAGTTCCGGCGTCTCCCAGCCCTCCGAGGCTTGGCCGGCCGAAGTCCCGTCCGCTTCGCCAGGAAGGATGTCCAGACCGTCGATCGCGGTCAGCCCACTGCCACCAGGCGCGCCCTGTCGCTGGAGCTGCCCTCGAAA from bacterium includes these protein-coding regions:
- a CDS encoding CAAX prenyl protease-related protein produces the protein MTARNDHGWWPYLAPYGLFLAIADLGGRMPESATPFVLILRVVVPGALLLFFASRGRYPELRGFRPGAAGFTDIAAGLAVAALWVMPYLVFPSLPQPAAAEGFDARVLGEGREAITLTIRVIGFVLVTPFLEELFVRSFLIRYAEVYDTGEDFRTLPMARYQRRAFWVTVLWFTFTHAQWEWLVAFPTGIVLNLWLYQRGHLGAPILAHMVANGAIAAAVLLGPDVLGAFL
- a CDS encoding DUF4124 domain-containing protein encodes the protein MGIRLIALIVVWAFAPLSAANAEIYRWVDANGTHHYTDRAEEVPPAFRGQLQRQGAPGGSGLTAIDGLDILPGEADGTSAGQASEGWETPELPGELAEQAQAWLETAGAALIGGLIFFGLVVFGVFVAISALFLLIGCRVVGQERPGFKKAYGIVLVQMLAGALVAAGLVLVAGPGETTDLGGLVAYQAVSGGLGILVNALVLRGMLTDSFLRALGIAIVTMLIIIGVGITLGIGMAILVPLLVVAAG